The genomic segment tattattattattattattattagtattattagtattattattaattataccGATAGTTACCAATGGCTAAACATTAGAAGCTCAAGGGCCAAAAATGAATTGCACTGTAACTTATGTGACAGCTGATGCAGTATACTGTACATTATGGAAGGTATGGCATTTACCATTATGGAAATTAAGCCGCAAGGAAATTGTCAACCAAGTAGGCCTACAGAAGGAATAGACcaacttaaccctttcagtttACACATGTATGAGAGTGAAACTTAGAGATTTTACCTGtttaacaccagacaatttagCTCATCAATGGTGGGGGGGGAACAGTTCAGGGATGAAGAGGTTAATCGACCCTTTTAATGCAGCATAGTGTCTACGGGGTCTTGGATTAATTAGTTTTCTTCCTGGTAATATGAGCtagttacatgtaaatgtacatgtacatgtacatgtacataacgGGTATGGAAAAGAAAGAGCTGAGGAGAGAACGAGGAAATAGTCATTGctgaagaaataaaatgaatgaaaattatgATATAGCAGtgtcaattgagtgtcgaaagtaattagcgaattagctttggttttgcattacttcactctgtgattggttcaaagttgtcgtgcaatttttcaaccaatcaaaaagtaaaacaaaaaccaatcgtggcttgagTGTGCAcatttcccacgctttgtgtcggctacgtgtaaattacttcgagtttcgATTGGTCTACTAgatttttgattggtctacTAGATTGTCTTcgcctttttgattggccaaagtaattacttttggttttatgacacttgattgaaacgcACTGAGGGAGATAATTCATGTGATTAAACTTAGAAGAAGAGCTGAATGATCATTTCTAAGGCATAGGCAGAACATTAAGCTTACTCAAATGAGACAGGACATCTCCCAATGCCTTCTGCACCTGGTGGGAAGTTCAGACTTTCCTTTCATCTAGATGCAACACAATTAAATTATTGATTCAATATAATAATTACTTTGAAAGATTCAAGAATCAATGACAAGTAAACAAAATTTATACTTGCTTGTTAAAAACAAGGAGCTTTTAAAATTCCCCTTTCAATTTGATTACTCTTGCTTTAAAGAAaactttcaaataaaaaatgctACATTTCAAATTCatagtctttttgaatgagTTTGTTTAAGAAACAAAAAGGCAGCTTTGCTACATGGCTTTGAAtcatacaaaaacaaattaaattcatTTTTAGTCTTTAGTGTCGTTCCCACCTTGCTAAACATCTGAGCTGCTGGAAATTTTAAGAGGGAAGTCAGAAGATTTAGGCGTCCTCTATGTGGCATTCCTAAAACTAACTCTTGAATTTCACCTttacaacaaaaagaaaatgcacAAGCAACATGAGGGTTAAAGATAATTACCTTCCACATCCTTAAAAGCCCTTGCCAGGAGTATGCTCAACTGGATTATCAAATTTAGTCAAGGTACATGTAGATCTGACATTGCTCAGGGTTCAAACAATTTTCAGTTACAGTTAACTACTGTAACAACAGCTTTATCATCCAAACTAAATAAATGATCAGAAGCTCATACATGTAAGTCAAACTCTTTCAATTGATGAAAATATTCAACTGTAATTTGTCCTTTCATGATTGTCCTCTTTCCACCAACACAAAATCAACATGATTTGTAAGTGAACTTTTCCCATGGCTATTTCTGCCAATTAACTCGGAATTGTAAGTCAGAATGAATATCTTTGAATTCTAAGCTCATGAATATACAACATTACTGTACACAGTATACAGTACTAACAGTATGAGGACTGCAGGAAGAGTTCGTCGAAAAAAGCCATCATGCTCTCTGCACCTTCAGCACCATACCGCTTCACAGTTGGGAATTTTTTCCCAAGAAAGTTGTCAAATGCCTGTTAACAAAAATGATGAGAGCATACATTCAAATACTAAAACCAGAAAGTGTATGGGTATGATTGAGTGAAGACAATGCGCAATTTCAAAAAATATGTGGTTAACCTAATTCTCTACCTGTGATCTTAACAATAACTTAGCCAGGTGAATCTGTCTGTCTGCCTCTAGTGGCCAGTAGACACTTTCTTCAATCAGTGCTGCAAGCCAAAGTTTCTCAGATTCTTCCTAgttgtcaaataaaaaaaaattcaatgcaGTAGAcgttagcctgcgaacgcagacgtatttccagcGGTCGTTTCTCTTGGGGGAGAGAAACGAGCCCCGGAAATAAGTTCGTTCGCAGGCTAGTAAACGTCAATGTTCCGGCAAATCTCAAGAACCTGAGGTTAACGTTCATTTTAAAACACTACTTTCCTTAAGGGGAAGCAATGCTTCCAAAGCCATGTACCAGTGATTCATTACATCTACATGTAGGTCCATTTTCTCATACCAGAATTTGCTGGACTTCTACCGATAGCTGGGCACAGTAAACTTTTTCTAAATGCTCCAGAATGTCTTTGAGAGAGGCTTTCTCCTGGCCGTTACAACGTAACAAACCTAAGATAAtagaaaagaaatttttttgttgGAGTGGAGTCTGACATTAGTACAATAGTCATGTAAGTTGGGAATGCAAGCCAGCTAGTACCTGAAAAAGAGACTTATAcccctccaccccccccccccctcccccttcccctcaAGAACAGTGCCATAATCCTACCACAGAGAGTTGCAATAACAGACTTCAAGGGGGGCAGTGTTGCTCAAATATGGAAATATCTCCCTGTTATTTTATGCCCTTTCATAAAAGTTCCCATGATTGCAACAAATTTCTCTGATACCATCTCGATATTGAAAGATAACATTACAAACATTTCTTCTTTTACttctttttgtggtagtgcactacacactatgtcaccgggtttgtaagagtgagtgagtgaatgagtgaTTGTAAGTGAGTGGTGGCAAATAGGCCCGCAGCACGTGCATGAAtcgtgaaaataaacaggtctggtgaaagaattaaaaaaaaaaatcagcaggaatttgtgacgcagatgatgacaaagcagcttctatttccaaaacaacagaattacctggtgataaataacctcgtctagaagagtgaatttttgactttccagaaaaaactaacaaactaacaaaaacaaaaacctggtgTCTTCctgtcattttgtcacagatgtatcgAAGCTAATATTTCTTGATTCCCTTCtatttcttcaatctttctgggtttgtattttgtactagtaactacatgtacatgtcttctcaggggctatttacctatagtgtaagacatctaccatagcactataatgatttacgataccacaGCAATATTGtgcactattagagctacatattacgcaagcaCAACtcgaatctcctggaaaacaaaacacagctcagttgacagttatggaataaagcaccgTGTcatgttactgcactaccacatatacgcaatgcgtgcctatttttgtCATGCCTCAAAAGTTCCCTTATTTGTGTCCagtaaattagtgaaaaatgGCCTTGTCCTTATTCCATGTTTCTCCAGTTACTGTTGAAGATCGGTGAGGTACCCCAGTCACATAGAGCTCCCTATCACTGATGAGAAAGTCCTGTTCAGGACCAGTCCAGTTTAGGGTTGTTCCCAAGAACCCCTTCACCAAAGAAGACTATTACAAACcctcctccctcccccctccccaccaAAAAAAGAAGCTGAATCTCACTCCCATCTTAGCTTGAACTCTCTATATTACACTGATGGATGCATTGCCATCATACCTGACAGCTTGAATCTCTTGTTAAGGTCAACATTATCCAAACCAAACCTGTGCAAAGAAAGGTCTTTGGCATCcctgaaataaagaaagaacCCTAATGGCTGCTTTTAACAGGAATTATGATCAGAACCCCTCTACGTGTATTGAGAACAACAGGACCTCCAAGAACAGAAACCCAAAGGTGATGTAAAACTGAGGAAGTCATGAACAGTTCTCTTGTTAGTGGTTTTGACAGCCACTTGACCTATGTGTACAGCAACTTGTTATTTGAACCCAACTGTATCACAGACCTTAAAATACAGGTATTACAGTGTGAAACACTTCCAACACTCATGCATACTTCCAAGCATGGGTCAGGAACATAGCATTCACTATAAAAACTGTCAtcaatagaccgaatgcatcaatggaggccaaaaaaatattcttttgtttatgtgctaattagactaactagcctcgctctcaagcaacatttcttttgtattatttttgtacatgtacatgcaaacaacactagtgagtctaattagcacatattaaacaaaagaattttttttcggccgccatttatgcatttgcTCTATACACACTAATATTCTAGAGTTGGGACTCCAAAATCTTGAAGGCACTATGGTATATAAATGAAACTGTCAGACTCTAAAATCTCTTAGCATTTTCAGAGGTCTCAGGATTTAGTTGACTGCCCTCTTGCCCTCCTGGGATGAGCATCTCAACCCCTTGactgaaaatattttattttacctttCGAATGAGTTAAGGGGGTCTATATCAGCATTTTTGTGTCCTTGTTCTCTATAAGCTGTCACCAGTCTTAAAATATCTGCATTCTTGATTCTGTTCTCAATTGCTTCCTTGTTGCTACCTACAATAAAGGCACCTTAAAtacaaagtttgaaatttgaaggtGTTTTATTAATAGAGGGATTTACATAGGCCACAATTCTTTTCTTGTCACTTCGGACTTTATAGTATGTCAGTGTATGTCACCATTTGATTTTCATTAAACTcctttttctacaaacaattgcaaaaagagttgagacactcactgtcaTTCTTGTCAGCACATGCCCTACGCCCCttcccccaagcaaagttgctTCCATCTCCACTTGGCATTCAAAGTAAAGTGTATACACATTGGaaaaagggggaggggagggaggggtgttgtaccttttctttttaactggaattttcgattcagtgtctcaacctttttgcaactgcttgtagtTTTAAGGGTGGTGGTCAACACTGAAGGGCCTAATTCCATTCTGGGAAGAATGGTCAATTCCAGAGGTTGGCATCTCTGGGGACGTATGATGTGATGTGGAGTTATGTTGGTAGAGAGTCTGCCAAGGTAAATTTTGACAAGCAACATGGCCTAAAAATTAGCGACAACATGTAAGGTGAAACCGCGACAAACAaaatcctttctttaaatttcctttaattccgacagcaacgtgaaacattgacaaagcaccaacacaagaccttttaaaattcagacaagcgcaGTCCCtggagggaagggggggggggggggggggggggttactcgggtcaatttttgctgggtatgtgccgctggcctctcagaacccctacccctttatagtctattttatggccaattattgtagaccccatcttagtcacttctgggtaaatgtaattttagccaccccaacttagtcactttctgtttattcATTAACCTTACATAAagccttttaattgtaatttcaaaatggAATGTAATATGACTAGTAAATATTACATCAACAGCActacagttctttctgtaacaacttttttttaccgCAAATCTAGCcaaaattttcttacccccaaaACCCTGACAATTTGCAACCCCATTCTAGTAGCTCTGTTGCGAACTTTGTTGAAAATACAATGCCATAAATAGACAATCCAGTTGTGAAgatgcgaccccatccagcggaACATCCCCATTAGTCCATTCATAGAAAGTattctgcccccccccccccccccccccgggtcaCAGGTCAGTGTACATGTCAATGTGCTATAGATatatatttataaacaacacttAAAGTGTCTTCTAGCCCTAATCACCGTACAAAAATGTTGTGTCAGGTGTAGGGGAAACTTTTGCCTTGGATTAGTTGTTCATCTTGACTTGTGGAAATTATGCCACCTGTGTTTTTGACCCGTCTGTGCCAGGCTCATGGCAATGGAGCTGTGGCTGTATATGTCCGGGTCAGTCTTCAACTGAGTAACTTACTTTCTAGAGTTTCCTGTGGAATGGGTCTGTAACCAAAGCACCCACTTCGGGCGTGATATAGTCGACGAAGGACCACATTACGAACAACTTCACATAAACCTCTCAGTGTTGATGCAGTCCTCCACATGATCACTGCCGATGGCTGAGAAATCTACTATAAACACATTTTCTTTGCAATTAAAAAAAGGCTCTGATTCTGCAGATTGaaagacagagaaaacaaaCTACTTGACATTAATTACAAAGCAATCGTTTCCCCTTATATCAAAGTTAAATTAGCACCGTTACTGACATGGCAGCCATGCTAAAACGCCCAGTGTATTATTCAGCTGAAGTTGTGTAAAATCTTAAAAAAGGCATGTGTCCCTACGCCCCCAATAAGTagttgaaattgaaattctGTCTGGTACCTGTTGAAAAGGCTCACACATATTAAATAGAATCACGATAAAACTGCGAAGGGTCGCTGAAAATCAATATTTACGTCGATTTACTTGTAATAGTTACTATCAAAGGGACTTGACGCTGACCAAGAGAACTCGTTCTCCTACGCTACGAACACGCCCCCTAATCCACCCCTGCCCTTCCCACTTAAAAAGTTCCTTGAATTTGGTAATCTTGTCACGTCACATGTTGTATAAAACTTCcttgtttttgttagcttgaaGAATTTGATCTGCTCGGATTTGAAGATGAAAGTGCTCGAAAGTTTTAGGGAATTAAATCTTCCTCTCAAAGATTTATTGTCAAACCTCCCAGtgaaccgaaaaaaaaaaacgaaagcaTAACACTCTTTTTTTTGTCTGGTTGCAGATCTTTCAGTCGATGTTTCCGTGACTCGATGATTTAATTTTTGACACGCTTCGAAAAGTGTGGGCTACGCCAAGCGAAAATTTCGAAATTGGTCGGCAACATTTCAACATCGTCTGTCCGTCCGTCCTGTGATTCAGAGGCACTGtcagacattttgaacacaacacAACTTCGTTCAACCCCTCTTACCCCCATGTCAGAAGACCAAAGGTTCGGCATTCTCCTTTCCTCCTGACTCAGACGGCtctcatttttaaaaacaagatTGAAATTCGTCTTCGAATATGACCGTGAAGCGAGCTACAacaatcaaaatcaaaaatcaaactGACATTATCGTGTCTGTCGTGTAAAAGACCTCCAGCGGTTATGTATTGCTTAATTTGCTTGCTTCAGTTAGAAGTGTAGCAATAGCGATACtcactgtgataaaaaaaattctattGATATCCACAGAACAAAGgaacctttgtttcgacagccaatagatctctggGTTGGCACAGTTATAATGACAATGGGTGACTTAACGATGAGTATCGCTATTGTTAGAAGGACATGCTTACGAAGAAACACTCTTTCTCGTTTATCAAGGATTTAAATGGTTGTTGCGCCTAAACATTCAAACTTCTTCGGCCCAACAAAGCAAGTTCTAAAACTATTATGCGCTTATTGCAAAACGATGATAATTTAACAACTTTTGTGGAAACAAAGGGTAAAGTTGGAAGGTAAGAGTAATCCTCcaacttatctggacaatttgagcaattggcTCTTATAGACATCtcaaaaattcaggtggttctaacgggattcgaacccatgacatCTGCGACGCGCCGTTGCTGAGCTGTGAAACCTGACTCATGATCAGTTGAGAGCACGTCTCATATGGGGGGCTACGCATCTGAATTTTTTCAGATGTCtttacacaattgctaaaattgtccagataagtacaAGTATCACGTATccctttcatctataacccgcATTTCAAATGTTAACATTTATTTCGTTCAAAGGGTAAATTTCTTGCAAAAATGGCTGGCAGAGAACAGAGGAGAGCTAGACATCAGGATTGCAGGTTTCTTGGGTGTTCAACAAAGACACGCCTGCACGGAAAGTtgagatatttatattttattacaTAACAAATGTTTTAGATATGCGTACGTGCTCTCAGAAAGCGAAATCTCATTGACGTCATCGACAATCCCTTTCCAAAACTTGAAAAACCGGTTATGTTGCTATGTAGTATAAATCAGGGAACGTCACGTAAGTGCTCTTTTCCCCCCTTCGCTGCCTTCGTGAAAGACCCATAATTCGATTCGTTAACTTGGGTAGTGGGTTCTGAATTTATCCGTCTGACGAAAAGCTGAATAGTTTCGAAAATGCCTTGCTCAAAATTTCAAGTAACGGCATTGCTTGGTGTCGGAATATTTCTTGTCGGTGTTGCGTGCTTTGTAGCTGTAACGCTTCACTTCGTATTCCCTGCTCTTGCGGAGCAAAGCTTGAAAGCAATAAACTGTACAATAACTTCTGGCGATATGGAGATGAAAGTTAAATGCTCACATAACAAACACGATGATACCAGTTATCCGTGTTTGAGAATTTATGTGTTGTgtggaaacgaaacaaaaaggaCTGGGCTTTTCGAGGACGCTCGACCGCATTTGTTGCGCAAAGATTTTCACAGCCTCCATGAAAAGGTAACGTCTCATgcaattatgcaaattatgttGAAATATCTTCACATTTTCAGCTGATTAAATGTCTAAGCTAAGCTGGTGCTCTGTACATAAGTGTAATGCTTGTTATATATGGTACAATGAGGAATAAATGGAAATAAAACATAATATTGGTAAATCGGGGAATACGGGTTGTTGCACGAGACAACGCCTGTAGAGGGATCTGAGGTTTCATTTACCACCTTCCTTATATTTCATCTCCCATTTCTCAGATTCCGTCACTTCTTTGTGAACTTATAAAGAGATACCGCGCAGTATTTTGCAACCACTTCTCCTTAATTCATTTCTTGATTTACAGTTACTTAAGCGTTGCAAACTCGCTCCGCAATATCCTTGCATGATGATTTTCAAATGCGCTTTTAGCCAAATATTTTGTTCCATTTGACCTCTGCCAAAAATAGTCATCTTTGTTGAGTCAACATTTGGCTCATTGTTTATGATTTCAAGCTGTTTTAAAAACGTGCCTATCAAATGACAAAATGtcaagattgttttgtttgaaGAGTGATTCAGGTAGGCGAAGCTTCCGTTTCAACAAATTACCGATCTGGGAGCTGGGGCGAAGAGGGAAGGTTATTTAAAGGAATCAACTGTGTGGGCAATCATCCAAAAGCGCTGATTTTTTAAAGTGGTTTGATCTGATAATCAAAAACATCTTAACAAGGAGAACTTAAAGTTGCACTTGTCGTTGGGAAGCCGAAAAAGGAGTGGCACAGACTTTCCCTGACTCACCCCAGAAAACGTTTCCCCACCCCTCCCATGCCACGCTCTGCCAGCTCGTGTTGTCCAAAAATTACATATTCATCTATAAAGGCTAAAGCAAATGCGATACTAAACTATGCAACATAAAATAACAAAAGGGAATTTGCTGTGCGTTCTTTTTAGCGACCAAGATATTCATGAAAGCACCGAGCTCTGGCATCCTTTCAGAAGAATTTGACCTTTTACACCCCATACAATGCGCTTCATACCGCGTGAGATTATCAAAGATTAGATGGCGCCCTAAACAACTTCGCTCTGATGCTTACAAAAGCCTTTGTTTCTTAACCTCGTTCCTGTGGTCTGTCATGGGGTGGGGTAGGGTTGGTAAGACACCGTAGGACTAAAATGAGGGTTTCTTCTCGCAAATCGTGGTTTCAAACAATCAACGTTTGACCGAACACGAGTATCAATTCAAGAAAAGAGAGAAACTATTGAAAATGTCAAGCAAAGTGTGATTCCTTGTGCATTTTTCCCTTCTCGTAATGAATTCATTGCGACAGACAGACATTCCTGTCATACCCACTTAAAAGAcaataatataatattttaaaaaagacaaccacacttttgaattttcggaacatgtttcgatgtttcaaaagtgtggttgtcttttttaaaatattagtaacacttgtgctatccagaccatttggaataATATAATAAAGGAAATTCTCATATTGCAAGTGATTCGAAAATCCCCCACTTCCTGTGGGGTGGGGAGATGAAAGACCAGAGGAATAAGGCTCCCCCAAAGAGAATCCAGTCTGTTCCTCTTTTGCGTTTTCTCTTTCACTTGTTTATCGCCGGAGCGAAATAGCAAACGCTTTTTTGTTGGCCGCCCTATAAAACTGAATATATGC from the Montipora foliosa isolate CH-2021 unplaced genomic scaffold, ASM3666993v2 scaffold_249, whole genome shotgun sequence genome contains:
- the LOC137986623 gene encoding 2-oxoadipate dehydrogenase complex component E1-like translates to MWRTASTLRGLCEVVRNVVLRRLYHARSGCFGYRPIPQETLESAFIVGSNKEAIENRIKNADILRLVTAYREQGHKNADIDPLNSFERDAKDLSLHRFGLDNVDLNKRFKLSGLLRCNGQEKASLKDILEHLEKVYCAQLSVEVQQILEESEKLWLAALIEESVYWPLEADRQIHLAKLLLRSQAFDNFLGKKFPTVKRYGAEGAESMMAFFDELFLQSSYCEIQELVLGMPHRGRLNLLTSLLKFPAAQMFSKMKGKSELPTSVLYLLFLGTELLWFMVMLHFLL
- the LOC137986607 gene encoding calcium-activated potassium channel subunit beta-4-like, translated to MPCSKFQVTALLGVGIFLVGVACFVAVTLHFVFPALAEQSLKAINCTITSGDMEMKVKCSHNKHDDTSYPCLRIYVLCGNETKRTGLFEDARPHLLRKDFHSLHEKCSFEPDDCKDKLEVRPDLPIGSTLHCYYNPKDTHQVVRLKASEDSYKKVLVRHVVWPLAIVMLGIFIIATATCYFFSRSKDSYEYLPGESSTTLLRTL